The following proteins come from a genomic window of Corallococcus sp. NCRR:
- a CDS encoding MBL fold metallo-hydrolase produces the protein MKSSLLALCLGIAGLTTGCATSSHGVQKSALGVTRPADAVLAELDVPGPVELETVTSCDWAVDRSGLINLDHPTAKAAHLEEGDEPAQVFFHALRHPTKGMYIVDTGVETALRDAPERSALGSIITSAMHMEKMKVLAPLGEWLAKQPQPLSGVFLTHLHPDHISGMADAPAGTPVYTGPGEAGLRAFRNLVVQGATDRALKGKPALSEWNYTADPKGLFDGAVDIFGDGSVWALWVPGHTPGSTAYLVRSTKGPVLLLGDASHTRWGWEHDVEPGTFTEDGPRGVESFKKLRAFVAAHPKVEVRFGHQH, from the coding sequence ATGAAGTCGTCCCTGCTCGCGCTCTGTCTCGGTATCGCTGGGCTCACCACCGGCTGCGCCACGTCCTCGCACGGGGTCCAGAAGTCCGCGCTCGGCGTGACGCGGCCGGCGGACGCGGTGCTCGCGGAGTTGGACGTGCCCGGCCCGGTGGAGCTGGAGACGGTCACCTCGTGCGACTGGGCCGTGGACCGGAGCGGCCTCATCAACCTGGACCACCCGACGGCGAAGGCGGCGCACCTGGAGGAAGGGGACGAGCCCGCGCAGGTCTTCTTCCACGCGCTGCGCCACCCCACGAAGGGGATGTACATCGTGGACACGGGCGTGGAGACGGCGCTGCGGGACGCGCCGGAGCGCTCGGCGCTGGGCAGCATCATCACGAGCGCGATGCACATGGAGAAGATGAAGGTGCTGGCGCCGCTGGGCGAGTGGCTGGCGAAGCAGCCCCAGCCGCTCTCCGGCGTCTTCCTCACGCACCTGCACCCGGACCACATCAGCGGCATGGCGGACGCGCCGGCGGGGACCCCTGTGTACACCGGCCCGGGCGAGGCGGGCCTGCGCGCCTTCCGGAACCTGGTGGTGCAGGGCGCCACGGACCGAGCGCTGAAGGGCAAGCCGGCGCTGTCGGAGTGGAACTACACGGCGGACCCGAAGGGCCTCTTCGACGGCGCGGTGGACATCTTCGGAGACGGCTCCGTGTGGGCGCTCTGGGTGCCGGGGCACACGCCGGGCAGCACCGCGTACCTCGTGCGCTCCACGAAGGGGCCGGTGCTGCTGCTGGGCGACGCCAGCCACACGCGCTGGGGCTGGGAGCACGACGTGGAGCCGGGCACCTTCACGGAGGACGGGCCGCGCGGCGTGGAGAGCTTCAAGAAGCTGCGCGCCTTCGTCGCGGCGCACCCGAAGGTGGAGGTGCGCTTCGGCCACCAGCACTGA
- a CDS encoding GlxA family transcriptional regulator: MHTVAIVALEGVVPFDLSIPTEVFGRVRLPDGRAGYQVRVCGVTPEVHAGAFQLKTRHGLGALARADTIVLPGISDVSAPVPPQLLKALRSAARRGARIASICSGAFILAATGLLDGLRATTHWMGTAELARRYPRIQVDPNVLYVDNGQFLTSAGAAAGLDLCLHLVRRDHGSAVAADAARLAVMPLERDGGQSQFITHAPPSPEGASLEPLLRWMEDHLHRPLTLPALARKAAMSERTLSRRFREQTGTTPLQWLLRARVRRAQHLLETTGRSVEAVAEAVGFHSPTTFREHFQRFVTTSPLAYRRAFRGAARLSAGGRSAPPPSGAPRRRRAAS, from the coding sequence ATGCACACCGTGGCCATCGTCGCGCTGGAGGGAGTGGTGCCCTTCGACCTCTCGATTCCCACCGAGGTCTTCGGCCGGGTGCGACTGCCGGACGGCCGCGCGGGCTACCAGGTCCGCGTCTGCGGCGTGACGCCAGAGGTCCATGCGGGCGCGTTCCAGCTGAAGACCCGCCATGGCCTGGGCGCGCTGGCTCGCGCGGACACCATCGTCCTGCCGGGCATCTCGGATGTCTCCGCACCCGTTCCACCCCAGCTCCTGAAGGCGCTCCGCTCGGCGGCGCGTCGGGGCGCGCGCATCGCGTCCATCTGCTCCGGGGCGTTCATCCTGGCCGCGACCGGGCTGCTCGACGGACTGCGCGCCACCACCCACTGGATGGGCACGGCGGAGCTCGCCCGGCGCTACCCTCGAATCCAGGTGGATCCGAACGTCCTCTACGTCGACAACGGCCAGTTCCTTACCTCCGCGGGCGCGGCGGCGGGCCTGGACCTGTGCCTGCACCTGGTGCGGCGCGACCATGGCTCCGCCGTGGCGGCGGACGCGGCGCGGCTGGCCGTGATGCCGCTGGAGCGCGATGGCGGCCAGTCCCAGTTCATCACCCACGCTCCGCCGTCACCGGAAGGCGCGTCGCTGGAGCCGCTCCTGCGCTGGATGGAGGACCACCTGCACCGCCCGCTCACGCTCCCAGCCCTCGCCCGGAAGGCGGCGATGAGCGAGCGCACCCTGAGCCGCCGCTTCCGGGAACAGACCGGCACCACACCGCTCCAGTGGCTCCTGCGCGCCCGCGTGCGCCGCGCCCAGCACCTGCTGGAGACCACCGGCCGGTCCGTGGAGGCCGTCGCGGAAGCGGTGGGCTTCCACTCGCCCACCACGTTCCGCGAACACTTCCAGCGCTTCGTCACCACCAGCCCCCTCGCCTACCGCCGCGCGTTCCGGGGAGCAGCCCGCCTCAGTGCTGGTGGCCGAAGCGCACCTCCACCTTCGGGTGCGCCGCGACGAAGGCGCGCAGCTTCTTGA
- a CDS encoding DUF3817 domain-containing protein: MNALRQLRWVAFLEGMSFLGLLFIAMPVKYLWNQPLAVRITGSVHGLLFLLFVSSLFRAASEHGWTARRSLAAFGASLVPFGTFVLDRSLRREEQRAEEGATPTAGGTSPRR, encoded by the coding sequence ATGAATGCGCTGAGGCAACTGCGATGGGTGGCCTTCCTGGAGGGGATGTCCTTCCTGGGGCTGCTCTTCATCGCGATGCCGGTGAAGTACCTGTGGAACCAGCCCCTGGCGGTGCGGATTACCGGCAGCGTCCACGGGCTGTTGTTCCTGCTCTTCGTGTCGTCCCTGTTCCGCGCGGCCTCCGAACACGGCTGGACAGCGCGCCGTTCGCTCGCGGCGTTCGGCGCGTCGCTGGTGCCATTCGGGACCTTCGTGTTGGACCGCTCGCTGCGGCGGGAGGAGCAGCGAGCGGAGGAAGGCGCCACACCTACCGCAGGCGGAACGAGCCCTCGGAGATGA
- a CDS encoding MarR family winged helix-turn-helix transcriptional regulator yields the protein MSKIDPAKIWSLNYNLLMSVIAGVSPDISGLGLDTKELFVLSQVEEHPYPAELAATLSMPKPTITVYVKRLEAAGFLRRELDAEDLRRHRLQVTPAGRKVTAKGLALLSEAFGARLGRLSVAEQAELRSLLEKMS from the coding sequence ATGTCGAAAATCGACCCGGCGAAGATCTGGTCGCTGAACTACAACCTGTTGATGTCGGTCATCGCGGGGGTCTCGCCCGACATCTCCGGGTTGGGGTTGGACACGAAGGAGCTGTTCGTGCTGTCGCAGGTGGAGGAGCACCCCTACCCGGCCGAGCTGGCGGCGACCCTGAGCATGCCGAAGCCGACCATCACGGTGTACGTGAAGCGGCTGGAGGCGGCGGGCTTCCTGCGCCGGGAGCTGGACGCCGAGGACCTGCGGCGGCACCGGCTGCAGGTGACTCCGGCCGGGCGGAAGGTGACGGCGAAGGGGCTCGCGCTGCTGTCGGAGGCGTTCGGCGCGCGGCTCGGCCGCTTGAGTGTGGCGGAGCAGGCCGAGCTGCGGAGCCTGCTCGAGAAGATGAGCTGA
- a CDS encoding aldo/keto reductase yields MPLDHYVTLGRSGLRVSPLCLGAMTFGEDLGWGTSVEESQHIIDRFIELGGNFIDTANFYTKSHSEKIIGDHVGRHAARRDRLVIATKFSGNLYPGDPNGGGSGRKSIISACENSLRRLQTDYIDLYWLHNWDKHTPIDETMAALEDLVRAGKVRYLGVSDTPAWKVVEANVTARFRGWSAFIGLQIEYSLLERSVEQELVPMALEHGLGITPWSPLKSGALSGKYTRKNAGQMKGDRGAFLEPFLNEKTYAVVDALEAIARAHESTPARVALAWVMAKPGVGSTIIGARRIAQLEDNLKAADVKLTAEEMGRLDALTKPTFGFPQSMEPVFPSIHNGGTSVNGVQLPASSFGVQKGDKVY; encoded by the coding sequence ATGCCTCTCGACCACTACGTGACGCTCGGCCGCTCCGGCCTGCGCGTGAGCCCGCTGTGCCTTGGTGCGATGACGTTCGGTGAAGATCTGGGCTGGGGCACCAGCGTGGAGGAGTCCCAGCACATCATCGACCGCTTCATCGAACTGGGCGGCAACTTCATCGACACCGCGAACTTCTACACGAAGAGCCATTCCGAGAAGATCATCGGTGACCACGTCGGCAGGCACGCCGCCCGGCGCGACCGCTTGGTCATCGCCACGAAGTTCAGCGGCAACCTCTACCCCGGCGACCCGAACGGGGGCGGCTCCGGCCGCAAGTCCATCATCTCGGCGTGCGAGAACTCGCTCCGCCGCCTGCAGACTGACTACATCGACCTCTACTGGTTGCACAACTGGGACAAGCACACGCCCATCGACGAGACGATGGCCGCGCTCGAGGACCTGGTGCGGGCCGGCAAGGTCCGCTACCTCGGCGTCTCCGACACGCCCGCGTGGAAGGTCGTCGAGGCCAACGTCACCGCGCGCTTCCGGGGCTGGTCGGCCTTCATCGGGTTGCAGATCGAATACTCGCTGCTCGAGCGCAGCGTGGAGCAGGAGCTGGTCCCCATGGCCCTGGAGCACGGGCTGGGCATCACCCCCTGGTCTCCGCTCAAGAGCGGCGCGCTCAGCGGCAAGTACACCCGCAAGAACGCGGGCCAGATGAAGGGAGACCGCGGCGCCTTCCTCGAGCCCTTCCTGAACGAGAAGACCTACGCCGTCGTCGACGCGTTGGAGGCCATCGCGCGGGCGCATGAGAGCACCCCGGCGCGCGTGGCGCTGGCGTGGGTCATGGCGAAGCCGGGCGTGGGCTCGACCATCATCGGCGCGCGGCGCATCGCGCAGCTCGAGGACAACCTGAAGGCCGCCGACGTGAAGCTCACGGCCGAGGAGATGGGCCGGCTGGATGCGCTCACGAAGCCCACGTTCGGGTTCCCGCAGAGCATGGAGCCCGTGTTCCCCTCCATCCACAACGGCGGGACGTCGGTGAACGGCGTCCAGCTGCCGGCTTCCTCGTTCGGCGTGCAGAAGGGCGACAAGGTCTACTGA